The Euphorbia lathyris chromosome 4, ddEupLath1.1, whole genome shotgun sequence genomic interval gaaaaaaatgaataaaattatataattaatttaaataccaacaaacacctccttcATGAATGGTCGTGTTCGTCGTGAACAGTCTTGTTGTTCGTGAATAACCGTGTTTGTTTATGAACAGCCGTGTCATTTCAAGTTCTATTTCCATTAGAATGGAACTCTCAAAATTCAGAGCTTAGAAAGACTGTTGGAGAAAAAAAACTCTGAAAGTTTCTGCTCTCTGTCTGTATACTGTTCATGTTTTCTATATACGGTaggagttcgcttgcgtaatctgttgtatcctgagAAATGATCATCAATTGTGACAAAATCTGCTGTAAGGAGACTACTAATACATGTCTCATATTTGTGTAACTTTGTTCTTTAATTTCCAATTttattgtttatatatttttctgtgttcgttttgttttttggtttaatcacatctaacatatGTTTAGCCttactataaatagatagctaaGGAGGCTAAACCTAAAACACAATACAACGTTCACAATACTGCGAATAACTGCAAAAGCAAAACCTCTCCTCTCTCCTTGCACTAGCCACCACCCCCTCCTATCTCGGTGTGCATTCTTAGTTCGTGGAACTACATTGATTGCTCCTCTGATGTAGCCTTCATCTAGATCGGTGACAAGAAGCGACGATTCGTTTCTTCTGCTGCTAATCAACGGATCTCCGCTACAAAAGTAAGTCTAAATCTATTGAATATTAATTGATAGATTCGGGTCCATTACTCGTCCCTTTGAGGTTAGAGATAATCCTTGAAAAATGGATAAAGTATTAAAATGACTTTAAACCTTTTGAGAAGTGTTAATTTAGTCTTAGTgtataaaataacatcaattATAGCCCGGTAACCAAACTTTTAGCCCCAAGTTCCATTACTCATGGATATAATTGCACTATTTACAAATAGTGTTAGTTTGTACCTTAAGGCGAAATTGGTATTTCTCTAAAACCTGTAAACCTATTTTAGTACATTATCTTTATTATAAAATCTTACAGTCTTTGATAAATAAACTAGAAATGGAATTAATTAAAGTTGGTTAGCAtggttaagggtctcaaattaCTTAAAGATCTCGAGTTCGAACCATAGTGCAtgcaaaaaaattcaataaaaaaagtcTATCTTCTAAAAGGTGTTTGGCCAGTTTCAAACTGAATAATCGGACAATTTAAAGGCAAAAAGTTTCATTAGactcctgatctttcattttttggttcatcaAGTCCTtcgtcttttatttggatacattaagcttctgatcatttatttttgatCCCATTAAACCCTTAATGACcagaaaaatcaattttaaacaTAAAACTCAGGTAATATGGTGTTATTCATTTCACCTGCATTCGAAgtttgtattttttcactgcttgaaagcagttttggatgtgtaatgtggctatagaaaaacagtaaaaacttcaatttaaattgtaaaaaaaaaatttatataatttcaaatacaaatgCAATTAATAATACTTTGTTAACCGggttttatattcaaaactaatttttttgGTCATGAATAGCTTAATGAGatcaaaaataaatgattttaaaattaatgtatccaaataaatgATGAAAGGTTTATATACCAAATGATAGAtcaaagggttttttttttcttttttcgaaTTTTAAACCTTCAAAGGAAATCACTGTCTCgtttaacaataattataatcAGCTTAAATTCCCGTTGCCCATTGTTTAATTAGTATCAATTTTAGTTATATGGAATTTACAATAATTTGTTTGCTGATTAGCTCTCATATATTAACATATCTAAGATATAGATTAATAATTGTAAGAAGACATCTGCGGGCATTTGGTCTAGTGGTATGATTCTCGCTTAGGGTGCGAGAGGTCCCGAGTTCAATTCTCGGAATGCCCCTTTTTcccctttaatttaattttttcgtACTGCTAAATGCTAATATGTCTATAGTATCTTTAGGGCTGCTGCTTGTATAAAAATATCTTTTCAAGAGGCCAAAGTTTCACAGATTCAACTTCCAAAAAGCAAATGAGAATAATCAAAATAATCCAAACTAATAAATCAATAACTATTGATTACAGTAAAATGTTTTTCATATAAATAAACAAATCCTAATTCTCATATTTTCACTCTTCCCTCTCTATTTTAAGTTACACTATATTTCAGagcattttgaaatgatttagcatTCCCATTTCCATTCCCTCGATCTTCTGCGTCGTTCGTGTTTGCATTCGGACACAACCCGTCCGCTGTATTCCCACATATCTTTGCTTTTGTATCAACACCAAGATAATTTGACAACACTCTTCTTACACCAAACCCGCGTCGAGGAGGTTTGCTGGTGTTGTTAGGAATGGTTGTGTTGGGGAGAAAAGGCGTCCTCTCACCCCTCGCGGGGCTTATAAGTGGTACAGGCGAATAGCTCGGTGTACCAAATGTTGGTCTGTATGGAGTGCCTGAGACAGGCACAGATTTTGGAATTGTAACCTTCTTGTGAGCAATGACACTAACTGCAGAAACTGATAGTTTATCCGAATGTTTAGTCAAGTCGTCGACATACAGCAAATCATCGATACGCGCCACTATGTTAAACGCCAAGCTCTCGAGCACTCTTGAATAGCTTTCGAGAATCGACTTTCCAACATCCTGAAATGTACGAAAAATGTATAAGCACATTTCGCTTCGAGGGACTAATAGTAACAACTGGTGAAAGAATGAACAGAATCAAACCTTGTTGAATTGGATTTTGCTTGTATCCAAAGTGGTCTGAGTTAAACTTGGGAACCGCTGCTTGAGCGAAAGGAGGAGACTTTCCGCTCTTTCTGCTAGTTGTTCCCTCTTATCTCCATCAACCATGAAGTCTTTCACCATATCCCATGATGACCTTGCACTGGATCGGTTAGGATTAGTTGGGGGTTTCGAATGAGCTCTCCTACGCCATACGTATATCGCAGATTCAACACGGTTTGCAATCTGTAAAGCAACATGTTCAGTGGACAAGTCTAGGCAATCAAGCAGGCATTCTGCTGAGAACTGATCAGAAGTGATATAGCGGTATATGAGCTCCCCTAGACAAGCTCTCCCATTCTGAAAACAAAGACATACAACTCAATATCATATAACAAAAACATGAATATGTACTTGTGTTCGAGCATTGGAGCATTCGAAGATTCGAAGAAGCAGACCTTTGGAAGTGACTCCAAGTACGAGTCAGGAACATCCATTTCGGCCAAAGCaatgctgttgattgccattgcAGCTTTGAGTATTTGATTCGTGCATTCACGCGTATGGTTCAACTGCTTTCTTGAATTCTCAGTAAGGCCACCGGCAGGAATACGGGGCACAGGCAGCCACCATTTCTCCTCTTGCCTCTGGAGTGCTTTGCGGAATGAGGTTGAACCATCTGCTTCTGGGGCTGCAATCCCTTGATCAACATACCAAAATTCTGTTTCTGTGAAACTCTCCAACACATCCtttcaattgaatatcaaagAGGCGCAACCATGTCAGAACGAACAACCACTTGATTTCCAAAATGTCCATAAACAAACAACCAAATTGTCAATCTTACCAGAAGCATATTGTCCAATTTACGCAGAGCTGGAAGATTAATGAAAATATCTGATCTTGGACTGCAACTCATCACCTAACAAATACAGAACACTGTTAACTTTTCCAAAATAAGTTCCCCCCCAATAATTGAACCAAGTTTGTCAAAGACAGCAAAAAGACTATTGATCAGGTTAAGCTTTCTGAGGGTAGCAATTTCGGGTTAtagtgtcaaaatcgtgttatgtTATATACATCTTCCATACGGTTctatatgatataaattttagaaaaatgaCAATCCTCTAAATCGTGTAGTCGCATCAGAAATTGCCACCCCGAAAAGTTACAAACATAAGCAACCAAGTAGCTGAATTAACTATATTCAGAAGGAAAATTCTAGGTTTTTTCAAAGGAATTGCACAAATTATATCTATCTAATTGTGAATTTAAGCTTACCTCAAGTTTACTTCCATCAGGAAATGTTTGCCAAGAGGGAATTAATTCAACAATGTGATCAGAAACACAAAGAAGCCATTCCATCTCTCTTTTCCACATTGATTTCTTCTCTACAGGTAAGGGTTCAAGTCTCCAAAGTTGCCCAAATATGGTAACTAGACATTGATTAACCAAAGATCAAAAATTACATCCCAATCGAAAATCCAAACAATCTGAAAAACAGCATACATACCACAGAGATTAGTAATGGAATTTGATATAGCCATAGCTGTACAAACACCTTTCCCTGATCCTGACATGTCTTCTCCAAGCAACAATTTTGCAAACCTCTCTTTCATCATATCCATCTCTAAACAAAAACCCCCAAAAaagaaaatttgaatttgaaaatttGAATTCAGGGTACAataaagtaagaaaaacaaaagaggCTTAATTAATAAATGCAGACCTGAAATCTTTGAGGTCatatttttgaaatttgaatcCTGTAAATGAGTTTTCTCATCTCCGTTTCCTTTTCCGGCAGAGTTTTTACACTCTCCGGCTTTCCTGATAGGCCATCCTAAAGGAGAAGGTGAAAAAGAGCTTGAACTCTTCACTCCTTCAGCAGAAGTAGCCTCAGAGCTTGAACTACTACTAGTAGTACCTGTAACTCTTGACTCGGACCCTGACTCAGTCATCGACTCAGACccatctttctttttttcaaattttcctCCCGCACAACCGTTCTTCTTCGCCGCAGTTTCCATCAAAGGAGAGATTTTTATGAAACCCAAAAGCTCAAATTGTAGTGAGATTCTTCA includes:
- the LOC136226478 gene encoding rop guanine nucleotide exchange factor 5-like, whose translation is METAAKKNGCAGGKFEKKKDGSESMTESGSESRVTGTTSSSSSSEATSAEGVKSSSSFSPSPLGWPIRKAGECKNSAGKGNGDEKTHLQDSNFKNMTSKISEMDMMKERFAKLLLGEDMSGSGKGVCTAMAISNSITNLCVTIFGQLWRLEPLPVEKKSMWKREMEWLLCVSDHIVELIPSWQTFPDGSKLEVMSCSPRSDIFINLPALRKLDNMLLDVLESFTETEFWYVDQGIAAPEADGSTSFRKALQRQEEKWWLPVPRIPAGGLTENSRKQLNHTRECTNQILKAAMAINSIALAEMDVPDSYLESLPKNGRACLGELIYRYITSDQFSAECLLDCLDLSTEHVALQIANRVESAIYVWRRRAHSKPPTNPNRSSARSSWDMVKDFMVDGDKREQLAERAESLLLSLKQRFPSLTQTTLDTSKIQFNKDVGKSILESYSRVLESLAFNIVARIDDLLYVDDLTKHSDKLSVSAVSVIAHKKVTIPKSVPVSGTPYRPTFGTPSYSPVPLISPARGERTPFLPNTTIPNNTSKPPRRGFGVRRVLSNYLGVDTKAKICGNTADGLCPNANTNDAEDRGNGNGNAKSFQNALKYSVT